A window of Apium graveolens cultivar Ventura chromosome 8, ASM990537v1, whole genome shotgun sequence contains these coding sequences:
- the LOC141680308 gene encoding uncharacterized protein LOC141680308 has protein sequence MDKSWISKDRDSLEFEIGVEEFLIFAEENCKDPKIIPCPCGRCVNFKKFSTKIIRGHIYDHGFSLGYVDWIWHEEKSTRSTRSSIGSTRPASDQPIEHFVASETVEVCEAAFNSGNYDKDSYDFQRFVVDAEQPLFEGSECTKLESMLKLHNWKARFGISDTAFTELLSSVGSILPKDNVLPPNAYEAKKTLSDLSLVYIKIHSCPNDCILYRGIHSDASQCPHCKLSRWKVRKNGQLRVNVPAKVMWYFPIIPRFKRLFKSPSTAELMTWHANQRINDDKMRHPADSPSWRNIDYRWPAFGSESRNIRSALSADGINPHTNGLVNRYTCWPVVLVTYNLPPLLCMKRKFMMLSVLVPGPHEPGNNIDVYLQPLIDDLKKLWEEGEPNVYDAYSKSYFTLKAILLWTINDFPAYGNLSGCVNKGYKSCPICGNDTVAKYLSHSRKMCFQGHHRYLPRQHPYRRQKAAFNGQQELGNACQPLSGEEVLARQEQIDFCFGKEVKKSKKVECPWKKKSVFFELEYWKYHHVRHCLDVMHIEKNVCDNLLGTLLNMRKSKDSEAAHRDMIDMGVRHDLAPQVGEKKTYLPPSPFTLSKVEKKKVLNSFLSMKLPSGHGSNIKNCVSMSDLKIYGLKSHDCHILLQQLLPVAIRSVLPKNVRVTIIRLCFFFNALCSKVVDVSKLDKLQSDVIITLCDLEKIFPSSFFDVMLHLIVHLVLEVRLCGPVFYRWMYAFERFNKVLKSYVRNRYYPEGCMAESYLKKESVEFCTEFMSHTCTTAGIPVEQGKQSGPLSAVIIKVVEEKERDEAHLYVLQNNDEVYSYIVMHKEYLDEIYRGKKKSVHWLMGEHNRLFADWFEKKSRFCVSSEMKGNPDAVSETIRWLAGKPSFSVLTYQGFSVNGVRYFTKDRDDARVVQNSGVYVVAKAVQVSSAKDLNLIESDMTFYGIILEVWELDYHEFKAPLFLCKWAENDKGIKIDDLGFTLVDFNRQGHKKDKYVSVDQVNQVFYIKDLVDPTWSIVLTSITRDYQELYNDDDLGDTIMEHPPFCSNIPASDVTNEDVAHSIRPNVEGIWVKK, from the exons ATGGATAAGTCGTGGATATCAAAAGATAGGGATTCTTTAGAATTTGAAATTGGCGTCGAAGAATTCTTGATTTTCGCTGAAGAAAATTGTAAAGATCCTAAAATAATTCCTTGTCCATGTGGTCGATGtgtgaattttaaaaaattctcaaCCAAAATCATAAGGGGACATATCTACGATCATGGTTTTAGTTTGGGGTATgttgattggatttggcatgaaGAAAAATCTACTAGGAGTACTAGGTCTTCTATAGGTAGTACGCGTCCTGCTTCAGACCAACCTATAGAGCACTTTGTTGCATCAGAAActgttgaagtttgtgaagccgCTTTTAATTCGGGTAATTACGATAAGGATTCATATGATTTTCAGAGGTTTGTTGTTGATGCGGAACAACCGTTGTTTGAGGGCAGCGAGTGCACAAAGTTAGAGTCAATGTTAAAATTGCACAACTGGAAAGCTAGGTTTGGTATTAGCGACACTGCCTTTACTGAGCTGCTCTCTTCAGTTGGCTCGATCCTTCCCAAAGATAATGTGTTGCCTCCTAACGCATATGAAGCGAAGAAAACTTTATCCGATTTAAGTCTAGTGTATATAAAAATTCATTCATGTCCCAATGATTGTATACTGTATAGGGGCATACATTCTGATGCTTCTCAATGTCCTCATTGCAAGCTGTCACGTTGGAAAGTACGGAAGAATGGCCAACTTAGGGTCAATGTTCCAGCCAAGGTCATGTGGTATTTTCCTATAATTCCAAGATTTAAACGGTTATTTAAATCTCCCTCTACTGCTGAACTCATGACTTGGCATGCAAATCAGCGAATAAATGATGACAAGATGCGACATCCGGCCGACTCTCCTTCTTGGAGGAATATCGATTACCGGTGGCCTGCCTTTGGTAGTGAATCTAGGAATATTAGGTCGGCTTTATCAGCGGATGGTATCAACCCGCATACTAATGGGTTAGTCAATCGATATACATGCTGGCCAGTAGTGTTGGTAACGTACAATCTTCCTCCGTTGTTATGCATGAAAAGGAAGTTCATGATGTTGTCAGTTTTAGTTCCTGGTCCACATGAGCCGGGAAATAACATCGACGTTTATTTACAACCGTTGATTGATGATCTGAAAAAACTTTGGGAAGAAGGTGAGCCAAACGTTTATGACGCCTATAGTAAATCATATTTCACTCTAAAAGCAATTTTATTATGGACTATAAATGATTTTCCAGCATATGGAAACTTGTCAGGCTGCGTGAATAAGGGTTATAAGAGTTGTCCAATTTGTGGTAACGATACTGTGGCTAAATATTTAAGTCATAGTAGGAAGATGTGCTTCCAAGGTCATCACCGTTATTTGCCTAGGCAGCACCCTTATAGGAGGCAGAAGGCGGCCTTTAACGGACAACAAGAGTTGGGGAACGCATGTCAACCCCTTTCCGGAGAAGAAGTGTTAGCGCGTCAGGAAcaaattgatttttgttttggAAAAGAGGTGAAGAAGTCGAAGAAggtggaatgtccatggaagaaAAAATCTGTTTTCTTTGAGTTAGAATATTGGAAATATCATCATGTTCGCCACTGTCTCGATGTTATGCACATCGAGAAAAATGTGTGTGATAATCTGCTTGGGACGTTATTAAATATGCGAAAGTCAAAAGATAGTGAGGCGGCACATCGTGATATGATTGATATGGGTGTTAGACATGATTTAGCTCCTCAAGTAGGAGAAAAGAAGACCTATCTGCCTCCTTCCCCTTTTACTTTGTCGAAGGTTGAAAAAAAGAAAGTGTTGAACTCATTTTTGTCTATGAAACTTCCTTCTGGACATGGATCAAACATAAAAAATTGTGTATCCATGTCTGATTTGAAGATATACGGGCTTAAGTCCCATGACTGCCATatccttctccaacaactccTCCCTGTTGCCATTCGATCCGTTCTCCCAAAAAATGTTAGGGTCACAATCATACGACTGTGTTTCTTTTTTAATGCTTTATGCAGCAAAGTTGTCGATGTCTCGAAACTCGATAAATTGcagtcagatgtaataataaccttatgcgaTCTAGAAAAAATATTCCCTTCATCATTTTTTGATGTAATGTTACATCTTATTGTCCACTTAGTCCTAGAAGTGCGTTTATGTGGACCGGTATTTTATAGATGGATGTATGCCTTCGAACGATTCAATAAAGTGCTAAAGAGCTACGTACGAAACCGATATTATCCTGAAGGTTGTATGGCAGAAAGCTACCTTAAAAAAGAATCAGTAGAATTCTGCACAGAATTTATGAGCCATACTTGTACAACTGCCGGCATTCCAGTTGAGCAAGGCAAGCAATCTGGTCCATTATCTGCCGTGATAATAAAGGTCGTGGAAGAAAAAGAGCGAGATGAGGCTCATCTGTATGTCCTTCAAAACAATGATGAAGTGTATTCCTATATCGT AATGCACAAGGAGTATTTGGATGAAATTTACCGAGGGAAGAAAAAAAGTGTTCATTGGCTCATGGGAGAGCACAATCGGCTATTTGCCGATTGGTTTGAAAAAAAGAGTAGGTTTTGT GTAAGTAGTGAAATGAAGGGAAATCCCGATGCTGTTTCAGAGACGATACGATGGCTCGCTGGAAAACCATcattttctgttttaacttatcAAGGTTTTTCAGTCAATGGAGTCCGATACTTTACAAAAGACCGAGATGATGCGCGAGTTGTTCAAAACAGTGGAGTTTATGTGGTTGCTAAGGCAGTCCAGGTGTCCAGTGCGAAAGATTTAAACCTCATTGAGAGTGATATGACCTTTTATGGCATAATCTTGGAAGTATGGGAGTTGGATTACCATGAGTTCAAAGCTCCACTCTTCTTGTGTAAATGGGCAGAGAATGATAAAGGCATAAAGATCGACGATCTTGGCTTCACACTTGTGGATTTCAATCGACAAGGCCATAAGAAGGATAAATATGTCTCTGTTGACCAAGTCAACCAGGTGTTTTACATTAAAGATCTGGTTGATCCTACTTGGTCGATCGTGTTAACTTCCATAACTAGAGACTATCAAGAGTTATATAACGACGATGATTTGGGTGACACGATCATGGAACATCCTCCCTTCTGCTCTAACATCCCTGCTTCTGATGTGACCAATGAAGACGTTGCGCATAGTATTAGGCCTAATGTTGAGGGAATTTGGGTTAAAAAATGA